The genomic region GGTAATCTGGTTCCCAGATGGATACTTCCAGGTACTAACATGACCTTACTCAGCAGTGGTTAGACAATTGCCTCTCTTATCTTTCAAATGcttgttaagtgaaaaagctTAAACTGCTTTAGGCAGCATAAACTTTACATTAGTGTTATGATCTTTGATTATACAAAGGGTACAAAATTAGATTGCGTTTATGCATTTTATGAATATGGTCATAAACACTGTTACCGGTGCCCTCAATGGCTGATTTCATGCCATGAGAAGGTGACATGCATTCAGAGAACACTACAAGGAATGCCTTCCTTGGTGTAGCCTACATAACTCTCACCACAGTTTGTCTTTTGATCATGAACTCCAGAGGTTTCTTAAGGTCACAATTGACTAGCTAGCCTCTGAGCGGCCTGTCCTTCCAAAACCTGGGAAGAGAACCTTGTCTTTTTCTGTGCAAAGACTGGAAATTAGATATTAGCTGCCCAAAGAAGATGGGGCCTGGTTTAAATCCCAAGGAAATGCTGACAAGTATAGATGTGAATTCCAAGCGACTGTGGCTCACACATCAGCTtatcagacacacagagagaaggcttGGGGAATGTTAGTACATTTGAGAGCTTGGTTGACTATCTGAACTTAAGAGGTACAGGTTATTGTTTAGAAATTGTCACAAAATAAAACCCCTTACTTGATTCCTATAAAAGTCTATACATCGTCAGACACACCCAGCGGCACCAGCGAGCTGGTCCCCTCTGCCTGTCCTGTGCTCTGATTTCTGGGAtccgggggaggggagagatcACCGCTGCCAGGGGCAACAAGTGGAAGAGGCTAAATGGATGGCAAAGGGTCTCATCTGTCTATCTCTTGGTCTTCAAAACGAAGAAAATAATACTTGGCCCTAATTAGACATGAtgcaaaaactggaaaatatccAAGGAAGGTGCCAAGagagaaataatttgaaaatgtgagttttcagtattttattacttgggggggggggaagaaacaGTCAAACAGAGCTTTCACCACTCAGCCAACGTGGGAGTGGGAGTGTGTACTCCTGAGAACAAGGTGCAAGTAAAGCCCCCGGTTTAGCGAGATGCCCAATCACGACAAAGGCGCTGAACCCACCGCGGGGAACCCACCTTGTTGGTTTCACTGGTCCCCTCGAGGGCACTTTCTTCTTCTCCCGTGCTCTCTGCCTTCTCCTGCAGGTTTTCATTCTCATCCAGAAGCTTCAcggggacagggggtggggccTCCTCCTCCGGATCACAGGCATTTCCAAGAACGGCATCGGCGTTAACACTCTGTCGACACTTTTTGTTTCTGTCCACGGAGGCATATTCAGCAAAGTTTGTTTTGCCGTTGACCTGGGGTCCCGGAAGCTCTTTCAAAGCAGACGTCGACTTTGACCTGATGCTGTGGCCTTGACCCGGGTGGGCAGCTGCTGCCATGTCCTTAATTTCTTTCACTGTCTCATACAAGCAGTCCTCCACCATGTTCTCCTGGGAGGAGCTGTCCTTGAGCACTTCGTACGGCCcttccatccccagcccctggtccGCGTCCGCACATCTCTCGTTGAGCATCGTGTCCACTGCGCTCTCAGGAGGAATTCTGGGCAGTTCCCGGCTCTGATGACACTTCGGCTTCCCCGTGCTGTCCTGGGAGTCCAGTAGATCTGAAGCCGAGGTCTGGACTTCCTCGTAATGTTGCATGCAGGTCATCGCACTGTCTTCTGAAAGAACTAAAGCAATGGAAGAATTAAAAGTGGAGAAAGATGATTCCTTACGTAATTATTACAGGGAATCAGATAATGTCAAGTTACGTTAAATCAAGAGGCTTGTTTCTTATGTGACCTGAGGCTTCAAATTATAGATGTTTTGATTGTTACTTGATATTCTTATTTCAACCACTGTTTAAACTAAAGCCATCCATTACATCTTTCCAATACAATATTTAGTAAATTGTCTTGGCTATAAATTTGGGTCACAGTTATACAATATTTGTTGTTACTTCTGGTGGGTCCCTTGTAGGCAGAGAGTCTAATGTGACCAGGAGATGAAGATAATGCTCTACGGGGCCAAACTGTCGGGGGCTGAGCCCCAAAAGTGGGGCACATGCTGGCCTCCTCCTGTTTGGCGGGAGTGTTTGGGAGCCATCCCCCTACACAGGTCCCTTCTGTTTGGCAGGCACGATAGAAACAATGGGACAAAAATGTGCCCAAAGCAGTATCCCAAAGGGACCACCTACCCTGCACTCTTTAAAGCAATTTTTTCCATctcactgcccccagccccaacATTTCTACCTCAGATAAGAAAATCCAAATATGAATTGTTGGATTGCCAGAGAAGTATTACTGTGTGGTATCATTCCATCGTCCCTTCACCAAACgttttttgagtgcctactatgtgccagggatgGTTGAAGTGCTGGGGATACATCCTTCCACAGAGTCCTGACCTTCTGGTGCTTACATGGTAGTGAGCCAGCTATTAAGTCACTGTGTCTCCTCTGTATGTTCCTTATGTATTATataccctttatatatgtaagtgtAAATGTatacttagaaatatatttatactggtatattcatatatatttattttgtatactttatatacatacgttccttatatatatttaaatcaaagCTATTTAGCTTTGTCTTCattgttacttatttattaaaatttgagggggaggcaattaggtttatttatttatttaaatggaggtagtggggattgaacccaggaccttgtgcacactaagcatacACTTGATCACTGGGCTACACTCTCCCTGCCTTTTATATTATATacagtctatatatatatatatatatacacacacacacacacatatgtgtgtgtgtgtgtttataactTATGGTTTTTAACCCACTTGTTTTTACTGGCTACACTGTGATCCTCTATGATCACAGAGTTCAGAACAAGGTCTAACGCATGGTAGGCACCACTATATTTTCACCTGAAAAactaaatgagtgaatgagtgaacaaagTATTCACCTCctgtcctgaaaaaaaaaaaaaggctacttCTCTTTGGAGGGATTAGAAATAGTGTCCCtgaggaggaactggggatgATGATACTGGATGTCTGAACCTGGCTGGGGTTACCATCCCCATTCACTGCATTCTAAATACTTAATCACCACAAAGGGGCAAACTTTTGCCCTCCAGGCTTAGGTTTCTGCATCACGGTGGATAGAGAATGGACACCGGAGTGAAGGCTCCAGTGTCAGTCCTGACCGTCCCACAGTCTCCTTGTCCGTAGATGGGGGTAAGAGGGACCATCTCCTACTTCAGCTGAGAGTGCTCTGTAAACTGGAGACTGGAAACGTGGTTGCAACCTTTGTCAGCGAAAGCATCCTGGCTGCAAACCAGGCTGTGTGCAGAGCGGTCCCGAGGGTGGCCCAGGACTCAGATCGCAGGTTCGAGTGACAGGTCCTCAGCGTGCTGACCGTAAGATCTTAGGCAAATTATTAACCTCTCCGTGCCAGGCATAATAACGGCCCCCAGTGGGCATCCACATCCTCATCCCTGGACTCTGTGAGTCCATTACCTGGCCAGGGAGGAATTAAGGAATTAAGGATACAGCtgatcttgagatgaggagaaGCCTGGGCCATCCAGGTGGGCTCAGTATAATTATGAGGGTCCTTACGGGGTGAGGGGGGCAGAAGAGTTGGAGAGAGAGCTGAAGATGGAGGGAAAGGCTGGGACCAAGGAATGTAGGCGGCCGGCTCTAGAAGCTGAAACAGGCAAGGAACTAGGTTTTTCCCTAGAGCCTCGGGAGAGAAATGCAGCCCTGCTGCTACTTTGATTTTAGTGCCGCGAGACCCAGTGcagactccagcctccagagctggcaGTTAATAACTGTGCTGTTCCAAGGCACTGCGTGTACGGTACTTTGTAACAGCAGAAATGTTTCAGTTGCCCCACTTGTCAGTTGTGGAGAATGATACCCCTATCTTACAGGGCAGCAATATTACTATTAGTAATAGTAATCCTATAGGGTCGTTGTTAGCACAAATGAGTTTGAACACATATAAATCTTAGAGCAAAGACACACAGAAGCCAATGGATAAATATTAGCTTTCCATCCAAACGAGATTATTTTTGCTAAAATTAGGAGTAATATGCAAAGTGAGCAAGAACACATGTCCTAGCTTGTGAGCTACATTTTCTGAAATCCAGCCCTTTTGTAGGTGATGAGCCCTGCATGGAGAGCTGGAATTCTTGCAGAACTTACTGTCCCCGTTGGTGAGGGCCCCATTCTGTTCACTGCTGACAGGAGCGTCTGTGGCCAGACTGGTAACTGAACGGCTGAACACCTCCTTGTCGGAAGGCTGCAAAAAACACATACATCGAAAAACTCAAAGACCTCAAGGCAGAGGGCAATATATCCACAGcttcttttagaaattaaaatagccACAACGAAGCCCAAATCCGCTACTTcgatttaaatgaagaaaagtcAAATACTATTAGTTACTCAGTTGTAcaagtcacatttcaagtgctcaacagcttCGCGTAGACTGTGGTCACCGTATTGGTGCAGCCACAGAACATGTCCATCTTGGTGGAAGGTTCTATTGGACAGGGCTGTCCTAGAATCCTGAAGGCACTGGGAATCTTCCAAGGCTGCCATCTGCAGAGCTTCCCATCTGGTGATCACAAATGGGTGATCACAAGTAGGTCGTGGGGTATCAGGCCCTTAGCTCCAGGTGAGGAGGGACCAGAAACCCCCGGGCTGGTCCAACTCGGCTCCAGCAGAGCGCGAATTCATCCTTTTCCCAGAGGTGCTGGAAATGGtacgcgctctctctctcttttttttaattgaagtatagtcagttacaatgtgtcaatttctggtgtgcagcacaatgtctcagtcatgcatatacaaacatatgttcgttttcatattcttttccattaaaggttattgaatatagttccctgttctatacagaagaatttttttttaaagatgtgtcaTGCCAAGAAAAACACAGGAAAGCATCACCTCTGTCTTCTGAAGGAAAGAGACTAAAATCTTATCAAAGATAATGTCACTTGACTTCTGAGACTTTCATAAAAAGCCAAATCGCTGCTTCAAGGTTCACAGAACTATGCTAAAAAGTAGGTTTGCAAACCTTGTTACTCTCCCAGACAGTTTCGGGACCCGCAGAGGGAAGAATGGCATTGACTGTTTCCTGCTGGGCTAGTGCGGGCAGGTAGAAGACTCTGACTAATCGGAAAGTGAGTTGGTTGCTCACGTGTTTCTGGAAATACCCAACTGGGCCCAGGTAGCGGCTCAACCACTGTGGATCTGCTCTGCTCCCCCATCCTGCTCACGGAGCGCATGGCCTGGGGGGACCCAGGGGGCTACCCCTGGACCCTGCTCCAGGATTCCACGTGGAAAATTTTGATGTAAACAGCCCTGCAACCTTGGCTAGTTAGCTTCACGAATTCTCTGAGTCCTGAGTGGCAATCAAATAATAACAGAGAGCAAATAGCTCGTGCTGGGTCACGAGCCACTGCTTACTGGGAGTCAGTGGTTTCAATCCCATGCAGCCCTGATCGATGGATGGATCACGGGGTTAcgttgccaggagctggagcgGCAGGTGCTGATTCACAAAAAGGACGTCACACCTGGGCAGGACCAGCTGTGAGTGAGGAGAGCTCCTAGGTGGGGCCGTAAGACCACAGTCAACCCATCACAACCGAATTACGGCTCCAACCACCATTTCTGCTCTTAGCTTCTATGAGAAAATGCCTGCTGGAGCTCCGAGCTGAgacaccaccccccaccccgcctctggACTTTTTGGACTAGGATTTGAAGGCAGCTCCTCTGGGGCTGAGGAGTGAGTCTGGGATGTATCAGAGCTGGAatcaggggtggggagggcgggctgACTACAGGGGTTTCTGCAGCCTGGGGTGACACTGTGCAAGTTGTACACGATTGAGAAGCTAAGAGAGAGGCTCTTGAAGacagctgtgtgtgtgcgtgtgtgctccAGCATGCACTCGTCTCACCCACTCATGAGAGAGGCCGGTGGGGAGTCACTAATGAAGGATACGGCACACGAAGGGTCAGTTTCCCTTTTATCCACCTGCCACTCTCCTTCTGTCTCACCCAGGGCTGCTGGTGGGACCGAAGGTCTAGAACAGcagctctcagacctgagcaacgTCAGGATCCCCTGGAGCACTGGCTTCCagtccctgagccccacccccaggagaaCGCGCTCTTCTAGCAGACTCCAGGTGGAGCTGCCGCTGGTCCAGGCCATGCTTGACAGCTTGCTCATGAGAGCTGCTCACATGAGGAcatgagaaagggaagaagatgGAGGTggaagcccctcccccagcacccaccACTCCTGCCAACCGGCACCAAGGACAGTGGTGGAGgcggggcgggggttgggggggaagcAACAGCCTTCTCTCCCGTCTACCTTCCAGATGCCCAAAGTGAGAAGTGGGGACACAGACCATCAGAGATGACAATGGGGGGTGAGAATGAGGGTAAAAGGGAGGGTGGTGCTGAGAAGCTCAGAAAGCAGCGGGTGGCTGAGGCGTGTGCACACAGAGGTGAAAGGAAGGAACCCCTCCAGGGGCTCCCAGGAGAGGAGTCCTGATCACTTCCATTGCATGAGCCAGAGGAGCCCCTTATCCACAGGGCAGGGTGTGGGGACTGGAGCCACTCCTGGGTCAGCTTGGAACCTGGCTGCTGGCTGCATGTTTCACACCAGATCTCGCATGACATGCCTGACATCCATCCTTCCCTTTTGTGCCTTCTTCCCCGACCAGACCAGTTAATGCCTGATCTTGAGAAAGTATGTCTGGGACAGGAAGCATCTTTACCATTCTAGCCCTGCAAACATGAGGGTGGACCCATCCCCCAGCTGCTGGAATTGATCAGCCAGTTAAGGGCAGGAGCCTGAGTGGAGAAAACAAGGTGGATCTGAGAGGCCCACTGGGCTTGTCAAGACCCTGCAGGACACAGAAGGTTACAGGAAACCCAGCAAGGCCAGGCCACGTCTACGGTGTTTGTGGTCCCAGGCTCCGGTCAGCTTAATGATCAGCTATTTGGGTTGAACTGTATCCTCCCCAAATTCCTatactgaagccctaacccccaataccTTAGaagtgacctcatttggaaacaaGATCATTGCAGATGAAACTGATTTAAGATGAGGTCATCTCGAAGTCCTTAACAAAGGGGAGCTTGGACAGGGACAGACACATACAGAGAAGACAGCGTGGAGAGTCACAGGGAAGATGCATGGGACAGCAAAGGCAGAGAGCTCCACACCAAGCATCACCAATGATCGGCAGGCCACCGGGAGCCACGGGAGGCCTGGCACACATTCGCCCTCGGAGCTCTCAcagggaaccagccctgctgccaccttgatcttgggtttctagtctctagaactgtgagacgatgtatttattatttaagccattcagtttgtggtcctttgttaggACAGCTCGAGCCAACTAAAACACCAGGCAGAGGCAGGACAGAGACCTCCTTGTGGTAGGCTGGAGCTACCTGAGGATGTTTCCATTTGCCCCATGATTGCATCAGTTTCAGAAACCCTCCCAATCACCGGCCTCTGGCCACGGTGAATATAAACCTGCAGAAAGAGGACACAGCCCACGGAGCCAGTTAACTCTGCTGAGTTCCCTCCCTCAGCTTCCTTCTGGTTGTGAGCTTGTAGGGACACGCTCAGATAAGTGGCCGATACTGTAAAGCACACACGTGCAGACGCGCGCTCGCGGGCTCACCATGTTCATCAGGGTCTCGTGGTCCCCACTGTGTGGTCTCggtttcttttctctgaaatggaaaaggaaacGCAGCTGTAACATGCAACATGCCATCTAAAACCTAACACAcactcccctttcctctctgaaTTTTTACCAACATTTAAGTCTCTCTTTTTAGAACCAAGTTTACTTTGCCAAGGAAGCAAAAGCAAGCAGTttactctcttccttctctgcagGCGGCAGGGTCGGAGGGGGTCAAGTCCCAGCAAGGGGCTGATCACCCCTCCTGGCCTCCCTTCCTCCAGAAGTAGAGCATACGAGTCAACAGCAAAAGACTGGGCCATTTCCCTAAGCAGGCACTGTTAATATCTAGACTACTAGAATGagttatgcttttttttaaaatttaggaaatCTGGacaattctgttcatttttcttaattccgTCTTTGCAAAGTCACACACTGCAATGGGActgagaaaataaggaaaatacaacTTTTGGCATGTTGGGACGGGTACGTGCTCTCAGGATGAGTCATATGTACTTCCAGTCTATGGAAAAGTCCATCaagtaaaaatagaatttatttttactcGGGACAGGCTAAAGAAAGCCATCAGTACTAGAAGCCCTTTCCCATATATGCATAAGGCAACACTGACACCTAGTGGGAGAGTAAATAATTACAGAGGCAGGCCCTTccaggcccaggggagggaaCACTTCCCTGGCCTCTATTTCTTCAACTCCCAGGCCAGTCAGACTCTGTCCCGGCCCTGGAGGCAAGGGATTCAGAGACTGCTTGAGTTCAGAGGGCCGCATTTTCCCTTCTCGATAGAGACTTTAGGGTAGGAAGCCACATCCAGGCTTTTAAATGACACTTGTTGAGTCTTAAGAAGAGTTTGGAagagggctggctggctgtcagctgaTCTGCGCGGGCTCCCAGCAGCAGCTGACTCCCCAAGGAGCTGCATATGTTGTAACA from Camelus dromedarius isolate mCamDro1 chromosome 30, mCamDro1.pat, whole genome shotgun sequence harbors:
- the PAG1 gene encoding phosphoprotein associated with glycosphingolipid-enriched microdomains 1 produces the protein MGPEGSMLSGGPTQILLWGSLAAVAAFFLIIFLVFLCSSCDREKKPRPHSGDHETLMNMPSDKEVFSRSVTSLATDAPVSSEQNGALTNGDILSEDSAMTCMQHYEEVQTSASDLLDSQDSTGKPKCHQSRELPRIPPESAVDTMLNERCADADQGLGMEGPYEVLKDSSSQENMVEDCLYETVKEIKDMAAAAHPGQGHSIRSKSTSALKELPGPQVNGKTNFAEYASVDRNKKCRQSVNADAVLGNACDPEEEAPPPVPVKLLDENENLQEKAESTGEEESALEGTSETNKRLSALSYKSREDDPTLTEEEISAMYSSVNKQGQAGNKSGQSLKALESSYPSVPGAAQRSPSSGNHLYATVKDFEKTPSGGGALPPTAGRPSEGPEPDYEAIPTLNREEEKAAPDASSHRGPFPKENDYESIGDVQPCRDVTRL